A region from the Aegilops tauschii subsp. strangulata cultivar AL8/78 chromosome 5, Aet v6.0, whole genome shotgun sequence genome encodes:
- the LOC109766193 gene encoding probable serine/threonine-protein kinase PBL28, producing the protein MFNNIVSTWNKRRRSKSLDQLNPWVYKTAELWQVKEPLPLPPPAPKKRNCSMVFTLKEMEEATGIFSDKNLIGKGGFGRVYRGVLKDGQIVAIKKMDLPTAKQADGEREFRVEIDILSRLDHPNLVTLIGYCADGKHRFVVYEFMPKGNLQDVLNGIHGEVRMGWGQRLRIALGAARGLTYLHSTTAVGVPVVHRDFKSSNILLSDHFEAKISDFGLAKLMPQDLDLYATTRVLGTFGYFDPEYALTGKLTLQSDVYAFGVVLLELLTGRRAIDLSQGPQDQNLIVKIHQMVGDRKKLRKVVDRDMGKGSYTLESVSMFAGLAARCVCFESAGRPAMQDCVKELQLIMYANMKI; encoded by the exons ATGTTCAACAACATAGTCTCCACATGGAACAAGAGGAGGAGAAGCAAATCGCTTGACCAGTTGAATCCTT GGGTGTACAAGACGGCCGAGCTGTGGCAGGTGAAGgagccgctgccgctgccgccgccggcgccgaaGAAGCGCAACTGCTCCATGGTGTTCACCCTCAAGGAGATGGAGGAGGCCACCGGCATATTCAGCGACAAGAACCTCATCGGCAAGGGCGGCTTCGGCCGGGTTTACAGGGGCGTGCTCAAAGACGGGCAG ATCGTGGCCATCAAGAAGATGGACCTGCCGACGGCGAAGCAGGCCGACGGCGAGCGGGAGTTCCGGGTGGAGATCGACATCCTGAGCAGGCTGGACCACCCCAACCTGGTGACGCTGATCGGCTACTGCGCCGACGGGAAGCACCGGTTCGTGGTCTACGAGTTCATGCCCAAGGGCAACCTGCAGGACGTCCTCAACGGCATCCACGGCGAGGTGAGGATGGGGTGGGGGCAGCGGCTGCGGATCGCGCTGGGCGCCGCCAGGGGGCTCACGTACCTGCACTCCACCACCGCTGTCGGCGTCCCCGTCGTCCACCGGGACTTCAAGTCCAGCAACATCCTCCTCTCGGACCACTTCGAGGCCAAGATCTCGGACTTCGGGCTGGCCAAGCTGATGCCGCAGGACCTGGACCTGTACGCCACCACCAGGGTGCTCGGCACCTTCGGCTACTTCGACCCCGAGTACGCGCTG ACGGGGAAGCTGACGCTGCAGAGCGACGTGTACGCGTTCGGCGTCgtcctcctggagctgctcaccGGCCGCCGCGCCATCGATCTCAGCCAGGGGCCTCAGGACCAGAACCTCATTGTCAAG ATACACCAGATGGTGGGGGACCGGAAGAAGCTGCGCAAGGTGGTGGACCGGGACATGGGCAAGGGGTCGTACACGCTGGAGTCGGTGTCCATGTTCGCCGGCCTCGCCGCGCGCTGCGTCTGCTTCGAGAGCGCCGGCCGGCCGGCCATGCAGGACTGCGTCAAGGAGCTCCAGCTCATCATGTACGCCAACATGAAGATATGA